The Natronoarchaeum mannanilyticum genome includes the window CGCGCTGCTGGCCGAGTACGACCGCGAGGAGGCCGCCGACGCGTACGATCGGGCGGTCGAGCTGCTCGATATCATCGCGCCCGGCGGCCCGCTGTGTCTCGACAGCGGTTACCTGCCCGAGCAGATGTTCGACGACGGCACGCCCGACAGCGCGACGCCGCTCGGATGGCCCCACGCGCTCCGACTTGCGACCGACACCGAACTGCGGACCCGCGGCCCGATCGCCGACGAGGAGCCGGTCGTCGCCGACGACTGAGCCGATACCCGTTTTTTGGCGCTCGCTCGCGACAGCGCCCGCTTTTCGACTGCGGAGAGCGAGCCGACGACCTCGAACGCCGAGCGACGAGCCGACGACCTCGAACGCCGAGCGACGAGCCGGCGGCTCCGAAGAAGCGACAAAAGAATGGCAGAAGAACGGTCGTCAGATGCGTCAGTGCGACGGCGCGAGCGCGTCAGTCCGACGCTGCGGGCGCCGCGCGGGTCGCCTCGGCCGACAGCACGTCCACGCCCGTGTCCGGCGAGAACAGGTGGACGTGGTTCTCGTCGAACGTGAGCTCGATCGAATCGCCGTCCTCCGGTTCCACGTCGGCATCGACACGCGCGATGAAGTCGTCGGCGATGTCGAGGTGGAGGTAGTTGTCGCTACCGACCGGTTCGAGCACCTCGACGGTCGCCGTGAAGGACTTGTTGCTGCCCGAGCGCGTCGGGTAGACGTTCTCCGGGCGAACACCCATGGTGAACCGCTGGCCGGAGAGATCCTGCTCGAGCCCCTGAACGTACTCGGAGCTGAGGTGGTACTGGAAGCGCCCGTCGACGGACGACAACTGGACGCCGTCGTCCGTCGCGGACGCCTCGACGTCGATGAAGTTCATGCTCGGCGAGCCGATGAAGCCGCCGACGAACTCGTTGACGGGGTTCTCGTACACCTCTTTGGGCCTGCCGACCTGCTGGAGTTTGCCGTCGTTGAGGATCACGATACGGTCGCCCATCGTCATCGCCTCCTCCTGATCGTGGGTGACGTAGACGGAGGTGACGCCGAGCTTGTTCTGCAGGCGCTGGATCTCAGTGCGCATCGTCGTTCGGAGCTTGGCGTCGAGGTTCGAGAGCGGTTCGTCGAAGAGGAACACTTCGGGCTCGCGGACGATCGCCCGGCCGAGCGCGACGCGCTGTTTCTGTCCGCCCGAGAGCTCGTCCGGCTTGTCGGCGAGCAGCTCCTCGATGTCCATCATCTCGGCGGCCTGGCGGACGCGCTCGCGGCGTTCGTCTGGACCCAGGTCGGTGCTCATCCGGAGGCCGAACTCCATGTTCTCGAACACCGTCTTGTGGGGGTACAGCGCGTAGT containing:
- a CDS encoding sn-glycerol-3-phosphate ABC transporter ATP-binding protein UgpC, yielding MASITVQDLRKEYDAGSIVAVDDLSLEIADEEFVTVVGPSGCGKTTTLRMLAGLERATSGTIHIGDEDVTDVHAKNRDIAMVFQNYALYPHKTVFENMEFGLRMSTDLGPDERRERVRQAAEMMDIEELLADKPDELSGGQKQRVALGRAIVREPEVFLFDEPLSNLDAKLRTTMRTEIQRLQNKLGVTSVYVTHDQEEAMTMGDRIVILNDGKLQQVGRPKEVYENPVNEFVGGFIGSPSMNFIDVEASATDDGVQLSSVDGRFQYHLSSEYVQGLEQDLSGQRFTMGVRPENVYPTRSGSNKSFTATVEVLEPVGSDNYLHLDIADDFIARVDADVEPEDGDSIELTFDENHVHLFSPDTGVDVLSAEATRAAPAASD